The Lynx canadensis isolate LIC74 chromosome D1, mLynCan4.pri.v2, whole genome shotgun sequence genome has a segment encoding these proteins:
- the LOC115525867 gene encoding olfactory receptor 5A1, with the protein MSTAKAWNSSSVTMFIFLGFADHPELQTLLFVTFLGIYLVTLAWNLALIFLIRGDPRLHTPMYFFLSNLSFIDICYSSTVAPKMLTDFFREQKTISFLGCAAQFFFFVSMGLTECFLLTAMAYDRYAAISSPLLYTAIMSQGLCTRMVLGAYVGGFLSSLIQASSIFQLHFCGPNIINHFFCDLPPVLALSCSDTFPSQVVNFLVVVTTGGTSFLILIISYSYIGNAVLKIRSVEGRKKAFSTCASHLMVVTLLFGTALFMYLRPSSSYSLGRDKVVSVFYSLVIPMLNPLIYSLRNREIKDALWKVLEKKKLFS; encoded by the coding sequence ATGTCCACAGCTAAGGCCTGGAATAGCTCTTCAGTAACCATGTTCATCTTCCTGGGATTTGCAGACCATCCAGAACTCCAGACCCTTCTCTTTGTGACCTTCCTGGGTATCTATCTTGTGACACTGGCCTGGAACCTGGCCCTCATCTTTTTGATCAGAGGTGACCCCCGTCTGCAcacacccatgtacttcttcctcagcAACTTGTCTTTCATCGACATCTGCTACTCTTCTACAGTGGCCCCCAAGATGCTCACTGATTTCTTCCGGGAGCAAAAGACCATATCATTCTTGGGCTGTGctgctcagttttttttctttgtcagtatGGGTCTCACTGAGTGCTTCCTCCTGACTGCCATGGCATACGACAGATACGCAGCCATCTCCAGTCCCCTGCTCTACACAGCCATCATGTCCCAGGGCCTCTGCACACGCATGGTGCTTGGGGCATATGTTGGTGGCTTCCTGAGCTCCCTGATCCAGGCCAGCTCCATATTTCAGCTTCACTTCTGCGGACCCAACATTATCAATCATTTCTTCTGTGACCTCCCTCCAGTACTGGCACTTTCTTGCTCTGACACCTTTCCTAGTCAAGTGGTGAATTTTCTCGTGGTAGTCACTACTGGGGGGACATCATTCCTCATCCTCATCATCTCCTACAGTTACATAGGAAATGCTGTCTTGAAAATCCGTTCAGTGGAAGGCCGAAAGAAAGCCTTCAGCACATGTGCCTCACACTTGATGGTGGTGACTCTGTTGTTTGGGACGGCCCTTTTCATGTACCTGAGACCCAGCTCCAGCTACTCGCTTGGCAGGGACAAGGTAGTGTCTGTGTTCTATTCACTGGTGATCCCCATGCTGAACCCTCTCATTTACAgtttgaggaacagagagatcaaAGATGCCCTATGGAAGGTGTTGGAGAAGAAGAAACTGTTTTCCTAG